The stretch of DNA tccatctcattttacatcaacgttttaacttgtttttatgtttattttattttcatgtgaagcTCTTTGTGCTACACTTCTtattcaaataaagtttattatcattattattaacattaaatatgaaCCTAGAGCGGGCACCAGCCGACTAAATGAATGGGACTGAAAAGTAATCAAATGTAATAAGTTACATTACGTTGTTGAGGTAATTGAAATGTTATAGTACTTGCATTTTTAGCAGGTTAATTAGTATCTTTAACCTATTACATTTAAATCTAACCTTCCCAACACTGATAATAGCACACTATAAAAGATACTTCATTACAATTAAAAGTGTTACTTACAAtgtgtacttaaagtatcaaaagtaaaaatacttataatacaaacaaactttattttcataGGCCAGACCCTGAGCATCTTATTCTATGAACTGATCATATGTTTAGTCTTTATCTGCAGTTTCCACAGCTGTTTGATAAATGTAGTGaaatgatatataataatattttagtttaaagCTGTGGTTCAGTACAGTACCTGAGTGGATGCAGTCAGGTGCTCCTCAGTGCGGAGGGATTTCAGGCAGAGGACGGACTATAAATAACCTGAGGTTTATTTAATAAGCAGGTTCTGTCATTAATCATCAGTCTGGTGTATTAAGTTACAGTGAGACCATGTCAgagcccctcccccctctgtggctgcagctgctcatcatcatcatcatcatcaccatcatcattgttgttgttgttgttgttgtcctcGTGTAATGTGACAACAGTTACTAGCAGCagacatgtatgtgtgtacattagGTTAGCATGTCACTGAGCTGGTTGTAGGAAGCTAACCGTCATATTTACAGCCGCCATGTTGAACGATATAAAACCTCAGTctattattttctattcatgTGTCTTTCTGCTGTGCCGTTAAAACGACGGAGAGCGGGTAACGGTCCAGTGTAAGTTAGCATCGTCAGCGGGTTAACCTAGCTAGCACTAACGTATCGGTGAGCAGGGACCCGGGCTAAGCGGGAGCGGTAACGGGCACAGTAACCGGGACAGTAACCGGGTGTAACAGGAGAGTTTGTATTCTCACCTCCAGTGTAAAGTTCCTGCTGATGTTCTCGTAGGTCTTCCACGCCTCGGTGCTCGCCTCCTCGTCCATATTCAGAGCCCGACACAGATCCTCAAACCCGGCTCGGGCTTTCTGCAAAAACTCGTCCTCGTCGCTCATTTTGCGGCTTCACGAACAAACCTAGCGAACAAAACGCGGGAACACCGGGTGGAGAGAGACACCGACTGGAGAAACAGACGCTGTTTACGCAGCTGGCTAACAAAATGTCACCGTAGCAGTGTTATTACGGTGCTGTACGGTACACGGCTCTGTACAGTGTGGCCATTTAAATGTCCTTTGATTGACAGCTACTATTCTGCGTAAACGCCTCGTACGTACGGAGACACAGTGAGACGTCACTTCTGTACGTATCTTAGTTAGCGAATATGAGAATGAGCGTAACTCACCCCAGCCCACTAAACGTGCGTAGCTGAGCGTGAATGGGTGGGTCCGCCGTCACTCCAACCACTACTACTTccggttgtttttgttttcagttgtccTCCCGATTCAACAGGAAGTCCGTCTGATAAACCGTTAAATCTCTTAAATCGTGTTTTTTTAACCTACGATTATGGAAACGTCGTTAGTACAACTTTATAAACATCTTTAGTTCATATTAATCCCTGTTCCCGCCGAGAAATCAGCCTCACAGACACAAAGCTTGGCTGTGATCTCTTCACACACTAAACCTTAATGAAACCGAGGGTTAGTTGTTAAACCAGCGGTGGGATAAGCATCCAGATCCTTCACTTAACTGAAAACACCAAtatcacaatgtaaaaatatccCACTAAAAGTAAAATTCTGAACTCTCTAATTCAGTTAAAGCACAATGTATTATCAGTTAATTTACTAAAAGCATTTGTGAGCTGAGCATTggtgaacatgaacatgtaaCATGCATGAATCTTTTTTTGTCCAACAGAAACTGATGAGAGGTCACCCTCTGAGACCACCTGCcaggatgtgtttgttttaaccctCAGCATTAGATTATTGTTTCCACTCTGTTTAAGTTATCTGATATGTTGagtattttgatttttaatcatGTAATTTTGTTTAGACTGACTGCcagtgcttgtttgtttgtttgtttatttgtctggaCGCTGTTTGTGCATGGATGATTTTATGTGGACCCCAGGAAGATTAACAACCTCTCAGGAGAAAAATCCTCCTCTGATTCTGCAGACAGAGCACAGGTAAGTGTGTCCTCACCTGATGGGTCAGCAAGTCAAAGTAAACTGAACAGGGTGactgtggccactgtctgtccTCAGAACAGTAGTAAAGTTACCAGTTGTACACCTGATGTGTTATAACTGAATAGTACGAACAGGTAACCCAGGTGAGAAGTTTAGAGGTGAAATGTCTCTTTAGTGGAACTGACACCAACTCACCTGACCTGATTTGATCGAAGATGTCACAAGGTCAAAAGGGTGAGAACATGTATTTGAAAACCTCaagtgtttttatgtaaaatttaaatacaaaagTATCAggtaaatgtagtgcagtaaaaatacaatattatcactttaaatgttCAGGTGTCACCACCTCCTtcctggtgatgatgatgatgttattcTCCTTCTTCAGGCGGCTGCTCTTACAGCTGATGAATTCAGAGGTAACAGTCAGCTGATAACCAGCCTCATTTAATCTGGATCACAGACTCAGTGAAGACAGGAACCAGAGACTCAGAAGAATCTGGACTTGGtggttcaggtctcaggtctgtaaacaaacaacatgtggATCAGACTcggagctgcagctgtgacaaCTCTCTGTcttggtgtttgtgtctgtgacacCTGTGCAGGTGTTCCTGGAGTCAGTACTGCAGTATAGTCAACAGGTTATAGGTGATGGTGTCTCTGATGACCTCAGCAGTGCAGTACGTGTCTCCCTCACTCGACTCTGTGTCAGGCTGTCTTAGATAACTCTCAGAAGGAGCCATGTCAATGTTCCACTCAGGAAGGAAACTGTCCCCTCTGACTTCACAGATGTTGTGCAGGACGCAGCACGCCGCCACCACTCTGGGCATCATGGAGATGTCGATGTCGCTCTTCTTCAGCAGACACCTCCAGCGTCCTTTCAGCCGCGTGAAGGCGGCGTCCACCACGGAGCGGGCTGAGGTCAGAGTGTAGGTGAAGCGCCGGCGCTCAGgagacagctgctgctcctcgCTGTAGCCCTTCATCAGCCAGGGCTTCAGAGGGAACGAGGTGTCGCCAATCAGGTGGACGGGGATCTCCACCCCCTCAGACAGAAGCGACCTCTGGAAAACACACCCCAGTTTTAACTTTACATGGTTCCCCAGCAACCtcccatttgtttttattttgtgtcaccaataaaaagatataataataataataataataataataataataataataataataataaacaaaaacaaacaaacaaccaaccaaaaaAACTTTACATGGTTCTACATCCACCTGTAAACCATGACAGGGTTTTATAGAGGCGGCCCCCCTCACCTGTCCTACAGACACACCTCAAACAGCTTAAGTCACACCACGTCTGTGATCACCTTTAACTCAGTATTCTTACAGTCTTTCCTCTGATAAACTGAGACTGGTAACACCTCTGCTcacctgtgtgtcacctgtccGTGTTCTCCGCGTCACGGTGCTGTGATGAGGACACTCACCTCTCTGGGGAACAGGTAACCATCTGGGCGGTCCTCTGCCTTCAGGTACAGGTCTGAGCTGGACAGCACCgcggcgctgctgctgctcccggGCCAGCCGGCGTACACATCAGTGAAGCTGTGAGGGACGAACAGACACCTGTTGACCGGAAGTTAGTTTACTTTAAATCGAACTCGGTACTGGACTCGGTCCTTACCAGAGGTTGTGGTCCACCACCGCCTGCAGGATGACGGAGTGCCACCCGCTCTTGTTGAGGTAGTGGTCGGGGTTATCCCTCGGAGGAGCGATGGGGATGTGAGTCCCGCCGATGGCCCCCGCACACTGCGGGTAGCAGCGGTCCTTGAAGGCCTGGAGGGTGTCGTCCAGCCGCGGGCCGCTCGGCAGCGACACGAAGCGGTGAAACAGCCGCTCCACGATGGCGGAGGACACCTGACGCACAATCATACACACCGTGGCGATTCCCACGTCGAACATATCGGCGATGGAGCGGTACTCCCCGGACCGCGCGAACCACCACAGGGTGATGGCCAGCCTGCGGCGCGGCTCGATGGGGACGCGGTAGTTCGTCCGGCGACGTTTGATAGCCGGGCCGATCAGGTCGAGCAGGTAGTCGAACGTCACTCGGGACACGCGAAACTGCGCCTTCCACTCCTCGTCGTCGAACGCTTCGGCCGTGGCCCAGAGGTTCTGACCCGGCCTCCGGGCTCGGACCCAGACCAGTCTGCTGGTGGTGGAGAGGAGGCTGAGCGCGGCCGCGATGGAGGACAGCAGGAAGGCTCTCCTTCTCCGCAGGtactgccgccgccgccgctccCGCTCCATCATTtcccgccgccgccgccgcctcaGGGCGGCGGTTTGGAGCCGGTACAGCTCGAACATCTGGTGACCGAACCCCGGAGGAACCACGAGGCTGAGGAGGGAGCAGAGCAACGCGGCTGTTGGGGCCGGGTCATCCCCGGGGTTCGGCTCCATCTTTGACCGCCGGTAAACAAACTGCACGTcgctttcttcttctgtgtttccgGCTGGTTTCCGGTAGACAGACTGCTACGGCTCATTACTGCCCCCACAGGCAGGGATTAGATTCCAACTCAGAGGGATTCTGTCCACAGATGTAACTGTCCTGATGAATTCAATCACTGCTGTCAGTCATTTCAGAGTCATCGTTTGAGTAGAGTTTGAGtattaaaggaaaaattaatcatttaactTCAGATGGACTTTTATATTATCTATATCAAAAATCTACTACGGTGTATTAGGGCCACACTGAGGAAACAAATCTGAAATAtcgagaataaagtcataattttacaagaaaaaaagtcataaaattatgaaaattaaGTCGTAAtcttacaggaaaaaaaatcctaatgttatgagaataaagttgtaattttacaagaaaaaatattatattatataaataatattacttttttcttgATATATGTCTGTCCTGTGGCTGTGTACCTGTGTTCATCgatgtgtgttgttgttaatgaagaaaataaatggagtCTTTTAATGAACTGGCTAAAAGAAACAGGTGCAGCAGGCTGAGAGGGTTTTGttctctttcctgtttcttttcccGCCAACTGCTGCTCCACGCTCTAGTCCACAAGATGGCGGCAAGCGCCTGTAAGCTGGTGTGTCGCTACCCGATCTGCCAATAAAACcggaagaaaaacagcagtgtgGGGACACAGCGGAGGGACggaaacatgtttattcatttttttgaaaGCGATTGGATCAACAACATTGTAATGGAGAAGTTAAACCAGAAGGAGGCGGCAATGTATCAAAATGGATGCCGACTGTTGTAAAAACCGGAAGTAGACGAAGAAGAGCACACCTGCCTGCGTAGTCTGTTTGGATGGCGGGAGTTACAAAAGTCTTTCTATTAAAAGTCAAACATGTATGAAGAGAGTTGCTATAAAACATCCGTGTTGAAACAGGACTGAGAGCTGAGGAAGGTCAGGACTCACGAAGAAGAAACCGTCTGACTcaggtgagagtgtgtgtcatAAACAATCAGGTAGACTCAAGATACCTGAGACTGATCAGTTAACTTATCACAGAGCATCAAGACAACGACATGTGAAGCTGTTGATGTTATATAAATCAATGAAGATATATGGGTTCATGAATTGTGATGACGTATTTTAAACTACCTGTGTGGTTTATTTGTAcgtcatcaaaataaaaaaagcttgAAAAAGTGATGCAGTGtaagaaaaaagtgttttgattCTTATGTTAAAAGTATATGTTCATGCTCCCACAGTTGGATCTATATGAAGCATGATAATTATACATAATGTTCTGGAGAcctgacatttaaacaaacaatttaacGACCATCCTTTGACTTGTAGGTAATTACAACATCTGTTGCAGGTAATGGAAGTGTGCgttttattacacacacatatccaaAATGCTGGTGAGACAACTTTTCTAAAGGCTTCCACTCTTTGACTTCACTGTTTAATACAATGAGAgtattttaacatgttttggAGCTTTGCACAGATTGAATTGaatctggttttaaaaaagcaacaacatgcTGGTCTTACATCAGTGTGAAACACCACGCGTTGCCAAGTTCttacaaaatgaaagaaaatactaTGTAATTACAGATAATATctagaaactgaaaacaaaacaaaaaacaaattctaAACAGCTGGAACCAACAGAGTCAAGTTAAAACAAGCTTCACCTCAATGCTGTTCACACATTAATTCCCTCCTGATGAAAATCCACTTATATTAAGTGATTGATAACAGTCTGAACGGGGCAATTCTGCATAATAAGCA from Seriola aureovittata isolate HTS-2021-v1 ecotype China chromosome 10, ASM2101889v1, whole genome shotgun sequence encodes:
- the LOC130176087 gene encoding uncharacterized protein LOC130176087; the protein is MEPNPGDDPAPTAALLCSLLSLVVPPGFGHQMFELYRLQTAALRRRRRREMMERERRRRQYLRRRRAFLLSSIAAALSLLSTTSRLVWVRARRPGQNLWATAEAFDDEEWKAQFRVSRVTFDYLLDLIGPAIKRRRTNYRVPIEPRRRLAITLWWFARSGEYRSIADMFDVGIATVCMIVRQVSSAIVERLFHRFVSLPSGPRLDDTLQAFKDRCYPQCAGAIGGTHIPIAPPRDNPDHYLNKSGWHSVILQAVVDHNLCFTDVYAGWPGSSSSAAVLSSSDLYLKAEDRPDGYLFPRERSLLSEGVEIPVHLIGDTSFPLKPWLMKGYSEEQQLSPERRRFTYTLTSARSVVDAAFTRLKGRWRCLLKKSDIDISMMPRVVAACCVLHNICEVRGDSFLPEWNIDMAPSESYLRQPDTESSEGDTYCTAEVIRDTITYNLLTILQY